In the genome of Luteitalea pratensis, the window AGGTGTATGTCGCCATTCGAGAACCGGACATCCTCCTGCTTCTCGATGTCGACTCGACGAGCCGTGCGGGGCGCGGTGCCCTCGCGCTGCCGCGTCAGCGACCCGATGTTGCCGGATGCATCGCGCTGGAAGTCGATCCGCGACTCGATCGCTGTCGGGACCGCAGCCCCCGGACCGACGAAGAACCTGTCATCGTCGGTGGGATACAGGACGCGAATCTCCCCGGATTCATCGAATGCGACGAGGTGGCCGGGCTTGTCGAAGCCGCTGAACTCATGCCACAGCTGGAGATAGGCGAATTCGTCCGGGCCCCATTGATATACGCCGGCGTACTCGCGCAGCCTCGCCTCGTCGACGGGACGCACGGCCGGGGCCTGCAGGGCCGACCGCGCGATGGCGGTCGCGACGAGAGCTGTGGCCAACATGGCACCAAGCACTCTCGACTTGCGCATCTGCCGTCCTGTTGTCTAGGGCCGGGCGGATGGTCGCGGCGCCGTGCCGCTCGTCCCGATGACCTTGTTCGTCGCCGCGTCCTTTCGAACGACGCCCTTGTCCACCGTCACGCCGCGTTCGTTGATCGTCTGGAAGTGGAGATTGTCGCCCTCGATCTCGACGAGCATGAACGCGTATCCCTCATCATAGGTCTTCGCGGTGAGGTCGGAGGTGTTGTCGCCGCGCCTGAGCTTTGCCGAGCTGCCGACCACGAAGTACTCGATGCCCTTCTGCGGCTTCAGGCGTTCGTAGAAATGGTCATGGCCGGTCAGCACGACGTTCACGCCGTGCTTGATGAATGTCGGCTCGAGTTGGTCGCGCAGCGTCAGGACCGAGCCGTGGCGGTCGCCCGACGAATAGAGCGGGTGGTGGAAGAACGCAATCTTCCAGTCGGAACCGCTCGATCCGAGTTCCTTGTTGAACCACTCGAGCTGCTCCGGGCTCATGTAGTTGCTGTCCAGCGCGAAGAACCGCGCACCGCCAATCAATGACGGCTTGAACGAGTAGAAGCGCTCGCCGTTCATGTTGAACGGCTTGTAGAAGCGCTGGTTGGGGTTGTCGTGATTGCCGAGCGCGGCGTAGAACTTGACCCCGGTGCTCAGCAGGGGCTTATACGGCTCCTCGAATTTCCTCACGTAGTCCTTCGCACCGTCGCTGCCGTACATGTTGTCGCCGACCATGAGGACGAACTCGAACGGGAATCGTGCGTGCCAGGCGGCCAGCTGCCTGCCCACCTCACGCTGATGCTGGTCGCCGGTGCCGCTATCGCCGATGACCGCGAACTTCAGCGACTTCGGCTGCGCCGGCAGCACCAGGTCCTGGGCCGCGGCAGGGATGATCAATCCGACACAGAACAGCGCGAGCAATACCCGGCGCATGGCAGTCCCCTTACGACCGAATCGCGTTCGGGATGAAGTCGACGATGATGTTGGCGTCCACGTCCCGCAGGACGAGGTCCTTGCCGACGACGCGGTACTCCACGTCCGCAGGCAGTTGCGGAAGGTTCGCGAGGATGTTCGGCGGCAGCGTCTGGAACGGCTGGCTCGCCGGGTAAGGGGCATTTACTTTCAGGCGCATGGTCGCCTGCTCGTCGTCGATATTCGCCTTCGTGTCCCGTCCGTCAGGTCCTTTGAGCTCCGGATACATCAGGCGGCGGAACAGGCTCGCCACCTGCGGCGTGAAGATGTCGCCGCGTCGTGCGTCCTTGCGGACGGCGCGGATCTTCGCGGCGAGCACATCCTCTGCCGCGGTGATGTCGCCGGGATTGTCGGTTTCCTTCAGCTTCGGCGATTCCTTCGCCAGGCGGCGCTGCACGTTGACGTACGCGTCAAGGCGCCGGGTGAAGTCTTCGAGCGTGGCGGGGTCAGCCGTCGCCACCGCCTGGGCGGCGGGAGCGGCCGGAGTCGTCTGTGTGCCTCCAGCAGTGTCGTGGTGCGTCCCACCACAGGCGACGAGTGGCACCAGCCACGCCGCCAGGCAGGAGATGCGGCCGAGTTGACCCATGGCAAGCCTCCGCCGGCAGAAGTGCAGGAAGCATGCCCGTCAGGGGAGTCTGCTGGGGTGTCGAAGGTGGCCGAAAGGCGTATCGCGGGCGACAAGACCGCTGCCAGGTGTCGGCCGACGCTGCATGTCGGCGTCCCGCCGGGGACGCTCAACGCAGCATCGGACTGTCGGTCAGAGGCGGCCGAGCTCAGCCGGGAGTGCCTGGGCGATCAGGCACGCCAGCCGTGTGTCACGGGCGCGGCGGTGCGGGCCGGGCTCCAGATGTCGCCACACACGGTGCAGCGCCAGTAACCGATGGCGCTCGGCACCTTCGCGGCGGCGACGATCGCCGGTGACTTGCACGAGGGGCACGCCACCGGCAGCGCCACGTCCTGGGGCGCGTCTCCTCTTCCGTACGACTGCGGCCGTCGGAAGGTCATCGCGCCGCTCCCTGCGACAGCAAGGCAGCCTGGCTGCAGGGCGCGACCAAGACGATGAAGCGACGGCTTACCAACGCGGCTCACGTCGCGAACGGCCCTGGCCGCCGCCGCCGCCGTACCCGCCGCCGCCGCCATACCCGCCGCCGCCGCTCGGACGCGGCGTCTGGGGGCGCGCCTCGTTGACCGTCAGGAGACGGCCGCCGAATGCCTGCTCGTGGAGCTGCGTGATTGCGGTCTGTGCTTCGGCGCTGCTGGCCATTTCGACAAAGGCGAAGCCACGCGCGCGCCCGGTCTCCCGATCGCGCATCAGGCTCACCGAGGCCACCGCACCGGCCTGGGCGAAGTGCGACTCGAGATCGGCCTCGTTGGTCTCGAACGGAAGGTTGCCAACGTACAACTTGCTGCTCATGTACTCTCCTGCGGCCCGTGAAGGACCTGCCCATCGCGGGCGTCAACGGAAAATCGGCCTGAGCTCGTGCTCGGCGTCATCGTCACGCAGGAGGAGCCGTGAAAACCAACTACTACCCGGGCGGCGGAAACGTAGGGGCGAACTTCCTGGGGAGCTTCAGTATACACCGCCCACGCAGCCCTGCTCGCAGAGGACGAGTGGCGGTCAATCCCTGGCCGAGGCTTCGTGTCCTCCGACCCTCTCGACGACGTGTCCGCGCGTGATGTTGGGGATCGCGACCGTTCCCGCGTATCGCATGGCCAGCTGGAGTTCCCGCGTGAGGATGTCGAGGACGGTGTCGACGCCTTCCTGGCCGAATGCCGCCAGGCCCCAGACATAGGGTCGCCCCACGCAGATGGCCGTGGCACCAAGGGCGAGGGCCGTGAAGATGTCCGTGCCGCGCCGGAAGCCGCTGTCGACGAGGACGGGAACGCGCCCCGCTGCGCCCTGCAGCACCTCCGGAAGGCTCTCGATCGTCGATCGTCCCGTCTCCTCGGCGCGCCCGCCGTGATTCGAACAGACAATCGCATCGGCACCGTGGGCCACGGCGAGCTCCGCATCCTCGCGCGTGACGATGCCCTTGATCACGAGGCGCATCGAGGTCGCATCTCGTAGGCGCTTCACATACTCCCAGGTCACCGGCGGCTGCCAGTCGACTCCCGCCAGCTCGAGACCGTCGAACATCGGCCGCCGCGTGCTCCTGGTCTTCAGGCTGGTGCGATCGTGACAGACGCGGCAGTCCCGTGTGTCCTGGCGTTCGAATCGCCGCAGGGTCTCGCGATTGGTGCCGATGATCTGATCGACAGTGAAGACCAGCACCGGACAGCCGGCCGACTCGGCCCGCTTCACCATCGAGCGCGTCACGTTCCACTCCGTGGTGGGATAGAGCTGAAACCACACGGGTTCGCCGCGCGCGGCGTTCACGTCCTCGATCGGCGTGGTGGTCAAGGTCGACAGCATCAGGAGGTGCCGCTTCGAGCGGGCGGCGCGCGCGACCGCGAGTTCCCCTTCCGGATGAAACGCGCGCTGGCTCGAGACAGGCGCGAGGACGATGGGGGTGTTCCAGGTAGCACCCAGCAGGCTGATCGATGTGTCGATGCGGGACACGTCGATCAACCGGCGGGATCGCATCTGATAGCGGGAGAATCCCGCCCGATTGGCGCGCAGCGTCGCGTCGTCGTCCACGCCCGTTGCCAGGTACCCGTAGTGCGCGGGCGGCAGTTTCTGGCGAGCGACGGGCTCGAAGTCGAAGACGTTGAGCGCGTCGCGGGTCGAAGCGATGACGTCGTCACTCCGCGGCACCTGTCCCAGTGCGCCCAGCAGGGGGCTGGCCGCCAGGAATTTCAAGAACTCGCGCCGATTCGTCCCGGACTCGATGTCCATGGTGCGCTCCTGTCGCTCGTCCACGCGTCGTCGTGCCCGATCCACGGCGACGAATGATGAGACCTCGACGCGGGTTCAGCTCTGCGCGGCACTGCTGAAGAGATGCGGTAGGGTAGCCCCACTCCGGCCGGGGTGCCAAATCCAACCGGTGCCCGCGGGTCGGACGGACAAGGGTCCATGGCGCCCGCGCCACCTGATCCATAATCGGACTCGCTCCTGCAGGGTCAGCAGACATTGTCGGTGACGCTCTCTTCGGGTACACGGGTCGGCCAGTACGAGATCACGACCGCCATCGGCGCCGGGGGCATGGGCGAGGTCTATCGCGCGACCGATACCCGGCTCGGGCGCACGGTGGCGATCAAGATCCTCCCGGAGGCGTTTGCCGACGACGCTGACCGCCGCGCCCGCTTCGAGCGCGAAGCCAAGATCCTGGCGGCGCTCAACCATCCCAACATCGCGCAGGTGTACGGCTTCGAGGACCGCGCGCTGGTGATGGAGTTGCTCGAAGGCACGACGCTGCGCGGCCGGCTGGAGGCGGGGGCGCTTCCCGTTCGCAAGGCTGTCGAGTACGCCGTGCAGATCGCGCGCGGGCTCGCCGCCGCGCACGAGCGCGGCATCGTCCATCGCGACCTGAAGCCCGAGAACGTGCACGCACCGCAGTGGACGCCCGACGGGACGCAGCTCTCCTTCACGGCGGGACAGCAGGCGAAACGGCTCGACGTTGCCACTGAACGATCCACGGACGTTCCGGCTCAGTACGCCGAGTACGCCGCCAATGGCCGGATGCTCACGCCCACCGGCACGCCCGGGAGATGGGCCATCGGCGCTGCGGGCGCCGAGGACGCCTCCACGACCCCGCTGCTCGAGCCGTCGAAAGCGGGCGAGAGCTTCATCAGCGGCCACTGGCTCCCCGATGGCCAGCATTTCGTGTTCGTACACGTGCAGGCGGGCGTGCCTTCGCGGGTCGAGCTTGGCGCGATTGACGGAAGCGGGCCCTCCGTGCTCGTCGACAACGCCATCACCCCAATCGTTGTCGCCGGACACCTCCTGTACGTGCGTGGCGATCGGCTGATGGCGCAGGGGTTCGACCTGGCCCGTCGCGCCGTCGTCGGGACGCCCGCCGTCCTCGCCGAAGGGCTGGATGTCACGGCGAACCAGGGCGCGGGGTACTCCGCCTCCGATCGCGTGGTCGCCTATTCAGGACGCCGCGGCACCGCGATCCCGGCTGACGTGGATGGACCGCGGCGGCCGCGTGCTCTCGAGCGTGAGCGACGACGGGGACTATTCGAACGTCGAGCTCTCGCGTGACGAACGAAGGCTCGCCGTCAGCCTGGGCGATCCAGCGACGGGTTCCCGGGACATCTACCTGGTCGATCTCGTCCGCGGTGTGCGGCAACGCCTGACCATGGATCCCAGTCATGAGCGCTCGGCGGTCTGGACGCCTGATGGGCGGCAGGTCATCTACACATCGCGTGGCCTCGATCTCTATCGGCGGGCGGCGGACTTCAGCGGCGCCGACGAGGCGCTCGTCGCGGAAGGCACGAGCAAGGATCCACGAGACGTGTCGTTCGACGGCGCGCGCCTCTTGTCTCGCCGTTCAGGGGGCGAGACGACCAACGACATCTGGGTCGTGCCACTGTCCGGCGAGCGCACGCCACGACCGCTGCTACAGACACCCGCCAATGAGAACTACGCGTCATTCGCGCCGGATGCACGGTCGATCGTGTTCGCGTCGGACGAGTCGGGCGCCTCCGAGGTGTACGTGATGTCGCTCGAGCCCGGCGGCGGGAAGGTGCAGGTCTCGACGCGAGGCGGCTCGTTCCCGCGCTGGCGGAACCGGAACGAGATCGTCTACGTCGCGCCGGATCAGACGCTGATGAGCGTGGCCGTGACCGGTGCGGGCGCAACCTTCGCGGCTGGCGCGCCGAGCGCCCTGTTCAAGATCGACGCGGTTCCCGGCCCGGGATCGCCATTCGACATGACTGCCGACGGCAAGCGATTCATCGTCAACTCACGCCTGCCTTCACGAGTGCCGGCGTCGATCAACGTCATCGTCAACTGGACGGCGCTTGTCCAGCCGACCCCGCATCCGTAGTAGATGGCCTGCCGCCTACGGCCTCTAGCCTCCAGCCTCCAGCCTCCAGCCTCCAGCCTCCAGCCTCTAGATTGCGAGCAGGGCGCCGGGGTACTGCAGTTCGTTGAGTTTGGCCATCAGCGCCTCGTCACCGACCACGAAGTCCGGCGGGTTGCCGGCAGCCATCGACGTACGGACCTGCCGCAGCAGGATGTTGTCCTCGAGGGGCGTGGTTCGGATCTCGAGCCGCAGGTGCGTAGACAGCATGTCGTTGAGTACGGTGCCGAGCTTCTCGAAGCGCGTGCTGCTCAGGGCCGTCAGGGTGCGAACGCCGGTACGGCCGGCCAGCGCCGCCGCCCTCGTCGGATCGAATGCTTGTGCGGCGTCGACGGCGTAGTTGGGTGGCAGTGCCTCGACGACCGATCGGTGCTCGCGCTGGATGCCGAACGCGATGGCCTCTCGCCCGAGGTTCGACGAGAAGAACCGGCTGGTGCGGCTCGGGATGAGTCCGACGCGCGGCTGTGGTGCCTCCTCGGGACCGAGCCAGAACCACATCTCGAAATTGCCACCGCTCCGGTTGTTGCCGCTGGGCAGGCGGAGGGCCGTGTGTCCGCGTGCCGGCACACCGAAGGCCTCGCCGTCGAGATACAAATCCGGCCCGCGCGGTCCCCAGATGAAATTGCCGTTCAGCGACAGGCGCGCGAGCAGGCGCTTGATCTGTCCGTGCGTGCGCTGCGCCAATGCCTCCAGCAGGTTGCTGGACAGCCAC includes:
- a CDS encoding alpha-hydroxy acid oxidase — its product is MDIESGTNRREFLKFLAASPLLGALGQVPRSDDVIASTRDALNVFDFEPVARQKLPPAHYGYLATGVDDDATLRANRAGFSRYQMRSRRLIDVSRIDTSISLLGATWNTPIVLAPVSSQRAFHPEGELAVARAARSKRHLLMLSTLTTTPIEDVNAARGEPVWFQLYPTTEWNVTRSMVKRAESAGCPVLVFTVDQIIGTNRETLRRFERQDTRDCRVCHDRTSLKTRSTRRPMFDGLELAGVDWQPPVTWEYVKRLRDATSMRLVIKGIVTREDAELAVAHGADAIVCSNHGGRAEETGRSTIESLPEVLQGAAGRVPVLVDSGFRRGTDIFTALALGATAICVGRPYVWGLAAFGQEGVDTVLDILTRELQLAMRYAGTVAIPNITRGHVVERVGGHEASARD
- a CDS encoding PD40 domain-containing protein codes for the protein MSDDGDYSNVELSRDERRLAVSLGDPATGSRDIYLVDLVRGVRQRLTMDPSHERSAVWTPDGRQVIYTSRGLDLYRRAADFSGADEALVAEGTSKDPRDVSFDGARLLSRRSGGETTNDIWVVPLSGERTPRPLLQTPANENYASFAPDARSIVFASDESGASEVYVMSLEPGGGKVQVSTRGGSFPRWRNRNEIVYVAPDQTLMSVAVTGAGATFAAGAPSALFKIDAVPGPGSPFDMTADGKRFIVNSRLPSRVPASINVIVNWTALVQPTPHP
- a CDS encoding serine/threonine-protein kinase encodes the protein MTLSSGTRVGQYEITTAIGAGGMGEVYRATDTRLGRTVAIKILPEAFADDADRRARFEREAKILAALNHPNIAQVYGFEDRALVMELLEGTTLRGRLEAGALPVRKAVEYAVQIARGLAAAHERGIVHRDLKPENVHAPQWTPDGTQLSFTAGQQAKRLDVATERSTDVPAQYAEYAANGRMLTPTGTPGRWAIGAAGAEDASTTPLLEPSKAGESFISGHWLPDGQHFVFVHVQAGVPSRVELGAIDGSGPSVLVDNAITPIVVAGHLLYVRGDRLMAQGFDLARRAVVGTPAVLAEGLDVTANQGAGYSASDRVVAYSGRRGTAIPADVDGPRRPRALERERRRGLFERRALA
- a CDS encoding RNA recognition motif domain-containing protein, encoding MSSKLYVGNLPFETNEADLESHFAQAGAVASVSLMRDRETGRARGFAFVEMASSAEAQTAITQLHEQAFGGRLLTVNEARPQTPRPSGGGGYGGGGGYGGGGGQGRSRREPRW
- a CDS encoding metallophosphoesterase family protein is translated as MRRVLLALFCVGLIIPAAAQDLVLPAQPKSLKFAVIGDSGTGDQHQREVGRQLAAWHARFPFEFVLMVGDNMYGSDGAKDYVRKFEEPYKPLLSTGVKFYAALGNHDNPNQRFYKPFNMNGERFYSFKPSLIGGARFFALDSNYMSPEQLEWFNKELGSSGSDWKIAFFHHPLYSSGDRHGSVLTLRDQLEPTFIKHGVNVVLTGHDHFYERLKPQKGIEYFVVGSSAKLRRGDNTSDLTAKTYDEGYAFMLVEIEGDNLHFQTINERGVTVDKGVVRKDAATNKVIGTSGTAPRPSARP
- a CDS encoding MJ0042-type zinc finger domain-containing protein: MTFRRPQSYGRGDAPQDVALPVACPSCKSPAIVAAAKVPSAIGYWRCTVCGDIWSPARTAAPVTHGWRA